In Piscirickettsia litoralis, one DNA window encodes the following:
- a CDS encoding Fic family protein codes for MNFDSLDRLKLKLDSFRPLPPEVVSNLHEDLILRWTYNSNAIEGNTLTLLETKVVLEGITIGGKTLREHFEAINHKEAILFIEELVQKNTDLNLHDLKAVHQLILKGIDDKNAGRYRTANVIISGASHTPPEHYQLDEKMEQFIDWYKTEGQNLHPVERAARVHIDFVGIHPFIDGNGRTSRLLTNFELMKDGYPAIVIPVEKRIEYYTALDLACGQSNYDSFISFIAVCVEDSFKNYFYALGVS; via the coding sequence TCCTTAGATCGTTTAAAGTTAAAACTAGACTCGTTTCGGCCACTTCCTCCTGAAGTAGTCAGCAACCTTCATGAAGACCTCATTTTGCGTTGGACGTATAACTCTAATGCTATTGAAGGTAACACGTTAACTTTACTGGAAACGAAAGTCGTTCTTGAAGGAATCACCATCGGAGGTAAAACACTACGAGAACATTTTGAAGCCATTAATCATAAAGAAGCAATTCTGTTTATTGAAGAGCTAGTGCAAAAAAATACAGACCTCAATTTACATGACTTAAAAGCAGTACACCAATTGATTTTAAAGGGCATTGACGATAAAAATGCAGGCCGCTATCGAACTGCCAATGTTATTATTTCCGGTGCAAGCCACACTCCTCCAGAGCATTATCAATTAGACGAAAAAATGGAGCAATTTATTGATTGGTATAAAACAGAAGGACAAAATCTGCACCCAGTGGAGCGAGCTGCACGAGTCCATATCGATTTTGTAGGGATTCATCCTTTCATTGATGGTAATGGCCGTACTTCTCGCTTGTTGACGAACTTTGAGTTGATGAAAGATGGGTATCCAGCGATCGTTATTCCTGTAGAAAAGCGTATTGAATACTATACAGCGCTTGATTTAGCGTGCGGACAAAGCAATTACGACTCCTTTATCAGCTTTATCGCTGTGTGTGTAGAAGATAGTTTTAAAAATTATTTCTATGCTTTGGGAGTAAGTTAG